Below is a window of Planctomycetes bacterium MalM25 DNA.
CTGGAGTTGATTGATTAGGGACGGGCCGGTTAACCGGGAACGCTAAGCCGCCGCCAGCGCCTCCCGCGCCGCCGCGATGGTAGCTTCAATGTCCGCCTCCGTGTGGGCGGCCGAGATGAACATCGCCTCGTACTGGCTGCACGGCGGGTAGACGCCGCGGTCGAGCATCCGCCAGAAGAAGCGGCCGAAGGCGGCCGTGTCGCATCGCTCGGCGTCGTCCCAACTGCGGACGGGCCCGTCGTGGAAGAAGAGCGTGACCATGCTGCCGACGCGCTGCACGACGTGCGGCACGCCGGCGTCGGTCGCGGCGGTGTCGAGGCCGGCGGCGAGCTGGGCGCCGAGCGCTTCGAGCTTCTCGTAGGGCGGATCGTCGCGCAGCGCGCGGAGCGTCGCCGTGCCGGCGGCGGTCGCCAGGGGGTTGCCGCTGAGCGTGCCCGCTTGGAAGACGGGGCCTTCGGGCAGGACGTGCCCCATGATGTCCGAGCGTCCGCCGTACGCGCCGACCGGCAGGCCGCCGCCGACGATCTTGCCGAGGCAGGTCAGGTCGGGTTCGAAGCCGAGTACCTGCTGCGCCCCGCCGAGCGACAGGCGGAAGCCGGTCATGACCTCGTCGCACAGCAGCACGGCGCCGTGCTGCCGCGGCAGCGTCTGGAGGGCGTCGCGGAACTCGTCGGTCGGGACGACCACCCCCATGTTGCCGCAGACGGGCTCGAACGCGACCGCGGCGATCTGGTCGCCGTGCCGGGCGAAGGCGTCCGCCAGCGCCTGCGGGTCGTTGTACGGCAGCACGATTGTGTCGGCCGAAGCGCCCGCCGTCACGCCGGGCGAGTTGGGCACGGCGAGCGTCGCGGCCGCGCTGCCGGCGGCGACCAGCAGGCTGTCGACGTGGCCGTGGTAGTTGCCGGCGAACTTGACGATCTTGTCCCGCCCCGTGAAGCCGCGGGCGAGGCGGATCGCGCTCATCGACGCTTCGGTGCCCGAGTTCACGAGCCGCACCCGCTCGATGCTCGGCACGCACGCGATGATCAGCTCGGCCAGTTCGCTCTCGCCCTCGGTCGGTGCGCCGTAGCTCGTGCCGCGTGCGATCGCCGCGTTGAGCGCCTCGACGACGGGCGGGGGGGCGTGGCCGAGGATCATCGGACCCCACGAGCCGATGTAGTCGAGGTACCGGTTGCCGTCGACGTCCCACAAGTGGGCGCCCTCGGCCCGATCGATGAAGAGGGGCTCGCCGCCGACGGCGCCGAAGGCGCGGGCCGGGCTGTTCACCCCGCCCGGCATGAGCTTCTTGGCGTGGGCGAAGGCTTCGCGGCTCTTGGCGTAGCGGGCGTCGGTGGCGGGCATGGCGGCGGGATGGCGGTTGCTGGAAGGATTCCGAACCGCTTTGGGTACCGCATCCGCGGCCTGCGGGCAACGCCCCATGCACCCTCTGGGCAACACCCCGCGCACCCTGTGGGAGGCGTCTCCCCACGCCGATTCCGTTGTCTTAGCTGAGATGAGCTGGCAGCGCGTTATCGGCGTCGGGAGACGCCTCCCACAGGATCAACCAGCCTCCCGTGGGACTAATCCGCGTCCGACCCGGCGAGGATCGCCTCGGCGGCGGCGAGGACCTCGTCCGTCTCGTCGCTGGGAGGCAGCAACGCGACCACGGCTTGGGCGATCGCCTGGCGGGTCTCGAGCCGCGACTCGGGCAGCCCCTTAGCGGCGGTCAGCTTCTTGCCGCAGAACTCAGCGAGCTGCTTCCTCTCCTCACGTGCCGCCCGTCGGAGCCGGTTCGCCTCGCCGCGGGCGAGCAGCGAGAGCTCGATCTGCTTCGTTGAGTCGTCCCCGATGCGGATCAACTCGGCGAGCGCGTCGAACAGGTCCGCGGCGGCGGCCGGGTCTTCGCCCGACAGACGGGACGCCCGCTGCAAGAGGATCTCTTCGGACGAGGCCTCGCGCTCGCGGAGGCCGCTGTAACGGGCGAGCTGCAATCGACGGCGTAGCTGTTCGAGCCGGAGCTTCTTCCCCCAGTTGGCGACCTCCTCGGCCCGTGCGTCGAACGGGAATCGCTCGGCGAAGTCCTCGACCGCCTGGATCGCCCGCGTGTTGGGGTCGCGTTTCTCGGTGGCCTGCTGGACGCGGGCGTGGAGCGCGTCGGCCGAGGCGGGACGCATCAGCCACCAACCGACCCCGCCGAGCATGCCGATCGCGACCAGCAGGACCAGAGCCTGTCCGACGATCGAGGACCAGGGCGCCGAGGAGTCGCCGCGCCCGTCGATCGACTCGATCGCCGTGTACCTCGCCCCCGAAGCGGCCGGTCCGTTGAGCGAGCTCTCGACGACGGGCTTCTCGAAGTCGGACGTCTCGCGCGCGTCGCGCGTCACGGCGTACGCCAGCTCGTCGGCGGCGGACGAGGAACCCGATTCGATCTCGCTGGCCGCCGGGGTTTCGCCGGTCTGGTAGACCTCGAAGTCGTCCGCCGCGACACGCGCCAACGCCTGGCTCATCGCCTCGATCCGGCGGGCGACGACGATCGTGTTGGGGAAGCGTTCGGTCGGGTCCTTCTCCAGCATCCTCGCGATGATCCGCTCCAGTTCCTGGGGCGTGTCGGGTGCGAAGCGGCGGACCGGCTCGGGGATGGCGAAGCGCTGCAGCTGGAGCATCGCGGCCAAGTCTTGCGCCCGGAAAGGGGGCCGCCCCGCGAGCAGCGCGTACATCACGCCGCCCAGGCTGTACTGGTCGCACCGGGCGGTGACCGGAGTGCCGGCGGCCTGCTCGGGGGCCATGTAGTCGGCCGTGCCGAGGACGCCCCCCGCGATGGTCACGCCGGTCGCCCCGAAGACGCGCGCGATCCCGAAGTCGGCCAACTTCGCCTGGCCCCGGCTCGACAGCAGGATGTTGGCCGGCTTGATGTCCCGGTGGATGACGCCGTGATCGTGGGCGTGCTTGAGAGCGCGACAGACTTGCAGGGTGATCTGGCAGGTCTCGCGCCAATCGAACCGGCGGCCGTTCTTCAGCTCCTCGTCGAGGCTCGATCCCTCGACCAGCTCCATCGCGTAGAAGAGCGAGCCCTCCTCTTCGCCGTGACCGTACAGCCGCACGATGCCGGCGTGGCGGAGCGCCTTGAGCGATTCGACCTCCGCCTGGAACCGGTCGCGGAAGCCCTCGGCGGCGGCGAGGTGCGGGCTGAGCACCTTCACGGCGACGACTTCCTTGGTCTCTTCGTGCACCGCACGGTAGACCGCCCCCATGCCGCCTTTGCCCAGCGGTTCGCCGATCTGATAGGGGCCGAGTTGCTCGGGTTGCATGAGCTTGCGGAAGCGAGTTGCGAGAAGCCTCCAGCGTAAGCCGACCGAGCCGTCACAGCTAGCTAGCGGCGTCGATCCGCCTTGCCGCGAGCGGGCCTGAGCCGCTAGAAGGCCCAGCGGATAGGTTTTTCCCTCTCCGAGGACCGAGAACTCGCTATGACGCCTTTTATCCTCCTCCTGATCACCGCCGCGGGTGACCCCTCACCCGCCGCTGTCGAGACGGTTCGCTACGAGACCGAAGCCCCCGTCTCGGCCCCCGCGCCGAATACGCCAACCGAGACCGCGCCCGCCTCGTTCCAGCAACGGCTGGCGGCGCTCGACCTCGCGTTGTCGAAGACGGTGGTTGAGAGCCCCGAACGGTGGCGGCTCGATCGCCTCCGGCGCGAAGCCGACACGCTCCGCTCGGAAGCCGCCAACGCCACCGAGCGGGCCGCCGCCGCGGCGATCGCCGACCGGATCGACCGTTTCGCGTCGATCTCTCGGCGGCACCGCAACCTGGCCGCCACCGCCGACGGCTGGCGCAAGCCCGACCGGCTGGCGAAGAACGGGCCGGACGCGTCGCCCCGTGTGGAGACCCGGTCCCGGCTGGCTCCCCAGGTCCGACTGACCAAGTCGTCCGCCGGCTCGCGTCACGACGCGAGCGGTGTGCTGCGGCCCGTGGTGTCGAAGCGGCCGGGCGCGCCGAAGTACGCGGTCGTGGACGACAAGGGACGCATCGCCGCCCTGGTCACGCCGACCGAGAAGACCGAGCCTCGCCTCGCGAAGCTGGTCGGCAAGCGAGTCGGACTCAACGGTCAGCGCGGCTACTTGACCGACCTGAAGCGTGAGCACGTCGTCGCCGAGCGGGTGACCCCGTTGAGCACGCTCCGCCGCTAGCGGAGGCGTTGCCGCAGAGGCTCGGCGAGGCGACCGACCCGCGGGTCTTGGTCCTGCGAGGCGAGCTCCCAAGCGGCGCGCACCAACGGCCTGCTCGCCGAGCTGCCCAACGCGGAGATCGCCGCCGCCCGGACCTCGGGCGAGGTGTCTTCGGCCAGGACGAGCAGCAGCCGTGCGGTGTCGCCGGTTTGCGCTGTAAGCAACCGCTCCGCTAACGCCACCCGCCGCGCCGCGTGCGGCGAGAGGAGGGCGTCGAGGTGACGGCGGTCAACCGCCCGGAATCCCCGCGAAGAGAGCTCGGTCCCGATCGCTTCAAGACGGACCTCGGTCTCGGATCGGAGCTCTGGTTCGCTGCTGGGCGCCCGCGTCGGCCCCGACGCGGAAGCGGTCTCTTGCTCGGCGGATAGCGCGTCGGCCAGTCGCACGTAGGCGGCGAGCAACTCGCGGTCCGCCTGATCGGCTAGAGTTCGTGGGAGTGGGGGCGTCTCTTCGGTGAGCGGCTCCGTTGGTTCCACATGGCGCCAGTCGGGGGACCAAACTTCTGGTTCACGCGGCAGGGATTGCGGCTGGGGCGCGGCGGCTCGGGCGCGGGGTGTCGCGACGATTTTCAACGGCTCGGGCTTCAACGGCTCGGGCGGGGCGGGGGGAGTTTGCCTTTGGGGGGCCGGGGCAGGTGACGCAGTTGCGTGTTGGGGTTCAGCCGTTGTGGCGAGGGGCGTCTCGGGCTCTGGGGTGAGCGGTGGCGCGATCGGCTCTACAGGTGAGGGCTCGGTCTCACGCCGTCGTGTGCGGCTCGCCAGGACAGCGAGCGTGTCGTCCGCTTCGATCAGCAGGGCGACCCGGTCCTCAAGCGACAGCGTGGACAGGCCACCAGTGAGCCGGCGGATCAACCACTCGGCCCAGAGGGCGCCCTCATCGGTCGGCGGAGTGTCGAGTTCCCTCACGCCCGCCAACGCAGCGCTGACGGTCTCTCGGAGGGCGGCTGTCTGACCTCCGCCGGCGGCCGAGACGGCGCGATCGATCCGGGCGGCGGCCACCTCGCGAGCCCGGTCGGCCGCGGCCGCCTCGCCGGAGATTGCGGTCGGGAGGATCACTTCGGTCCAGTCGCGTCGGACGTCCGCCACGGCGAAGCTGAGGCCGGCATCGGCTTGCCGTCGGGCCTCCGCGGCCAGGCGTTGATCGACCAGCCACCAGGCGACCGACGCCAGGCCGGCGACCGCGAGCGAAGCCAGCGCGAAGCGTCTCAGACGCTGGCGCCAGACGGCGGGGAGGTTGAGCCATCGTTTCCACATGGCGGAGAGTCTCCCGAAGCGCGGCACGCCGCGGCAAGGCCGATCGGGCCGCTAGCAACGCCGTCGTGCCGACTATCCCTCACGCCGCGGCCCCCTCACGACCGAAACCATCCTTCGGACTGATACATTCGGCACGGTCGCCCCTCGCGGGCGGCCCGTGCCACGCCGTAGCCCTGGGGGGGAGCGTATGGCGGGTCGACCGGGGGGGTCGGGCTGCGCGAGAAGGCTGCGATTCGGAGCGTCGCCGATTGGCGCCGCGCTCGTGATCTGTCTGTTCGTGACCAGCCCGCTGAACGCCGCTGACAAGGGCGGTGGTGATCGCGCCGCGAAAGAAGCGGCGCGGCGTGCTATCCCGTGGCGGGTGCTCCGCGGCGAGGACCGCCAGGCCGTTGATCGCATCGTCGGCGACGCCACCCTCTACCGGCAGTTGCCCACCCGCGTCATCGATTGCGACCCCGAGCTGTTCGCCTACCTGGTGGACCATCCCGAAGTGGTGGTCGATGTTTGGCGCGTGATGGGCGTGAGTCGGCTGGAACTCGAAGCGAAGGGCCCCGGGACCTACCGAGCGACCGACGCCGCCGGAGCCGTGGGCGACGTGCGGGTGCTGCACCGCGAGGGGGGGGGAGCCGATCCGCTCCGCCTGCTGGTGCTGGCCGACGGCGCCTACCAGACCCCGCCGATGCCCGCGACGATCCGCGGCAGCAGCGTGCTGCTCATGCGGGCCGACGCCACGCAGGAGGCCAACGGCCGCACCTACATGACCGTCCGGCTCGATTCGTTCGTCCGCTTCGACCGCCCGGCGACCGAACTCGTCGCCCGCACGCTGAAGCCCCTGATCGTCCGCACGGCGGACCACAACTTCATCGAGACGATGCGGTTCGTCTCGCTCTTCTCTCGCACCGCCGAGACCAACCCGGACGGCATGCAGCGTCTGGCGTCGCGGCTGGACGGCGTCGACGCGACGACGCGACGCGAGTTCGCCCTCGCCTGCCACCAGACCGCCACCCGCAGCGAGCGGCGCCAGCGGGCGCGGGTCGCCGTGCGTCAGCCGGCGAACTGGCGATAGCGACGGAAGCGATCGGACGGTAAGCGGGGCCACCCTCCCGAGCCTTCAGGCGGCTCGACCCAGGGGACGTGGTGGCCTCGCCGGCCGTCAGGGCGTACAACGCAGGGGTACCCGCCCCCCTACGGAGCCCCACGGATGCTTGCCGCCCGGATGTTCGCTTGCCTTGCGTTGGTTGTTGTTGCCCAAATCGCTCCGGCCCAAGACTGGCCGCAATGGCGCGGCCCGACCGGTGACAACCACGCGCCAGCGGGCGCGACCGCCCCGGTCGCTTGGTCGGAGGACACCGGCCTCGCGTGGAGGACGCCGATCCCCGGCAGAGGGCACTCCTCGCCGACGCTGGTCGGCCCGCGGATCTACCTGACAACAGCGGATGAAGAGTCGCGGACCCAATCGCTGTTGGTTCTCGATCGCGCGACGGGTAGCTTGCTCAAGGAGACGCTCACTCATCGGGGCGGTCTTCCCGAGCAGATTCACAACAACAACACCCACGCCAGCCCGACGGTCGCCTCGGATGGCCAGCGCGTCTTCGCTCTCTTCTGCAACAACGACGCCGCGATGGTCACGGCCTACGACCTCGACGGGAACCAGCTGTGGCAGTCGCGTGCCGGCGGGTTCGACCCCCAGCAGTACGAGTTCGGCTTCGGCTCCTCGCCCCGCCTCGTTGATGGCCTCTTGGTCCTCTCCACCGAGTACGACGGCCCCGAGAGCGGCCTCTACGCGCTCGACCCGGCGACCGGCCAGTCGGTTTGGAAGACGCCGCGCGTTAAGCAGCTCTCCTACTCCACGCCCGCGGTCGCCAACCTGGGCGGCCGGAACCAGCTGCTGATGAGCGGCAACTACAGCCTCGCTTCCTACGACGCGGCCTCGGGCAAACAGCTGTGGGAGACCGAGGGATCCGCCCGGGCGACCTGCGGCACGATGGTCTGGGACGAGAAGCTCGGCCTCGGCTTCGCGAGCGGCGGCTACCCCAACCAGTTCACGTTGGCGGTCGATCTCGGCGGCGACCACCGCATCGCCTGGCAGAACGGCGTGAAGTGCTACGAGCAGTCGATGCTGGTCGTTGACGGTTACTTGTACGGCGTCTCGGACAAGGGGATCGCGTACTGCTGGCGGGGCGCCGACGGCCAAGAGATGTGGAAGGAGCGGCTCGGCGGCGGTTTCAGTTCGTCGCCCGTGCTGGTGGACGGCAAGATCTACGTGACCAGCGAGAAGGGAGCCACGCACGTCTACCAGGCGACCCCCGAGCGATTCGTCCGCCTCGGACGCAATCTGCTGGGCGACAGCGGCTTCGCCACTCCCACCCCCGCCGATGGCCGACTGTACCATCGCTACGCGAAGGGCAAGAACGGTGTACGGCAGGAGTACGTTGTGGCGATCGGGCAGTGAGAGCTGATCGCTGACAGCTGACCGCCAACCCCACTACAATCTCGGTCATGACCAACCGAGAGATCGCCGCCGCGCTGGAAGAAGTCGCCGACCTGCTTGAGTTCCAGGGCGCCAATCCGTTCCGGGTGCGTGCCTACCGCAACGGGGCCCGCCGGGTGGGCGACGCCTCCGCGTCGCTCGCCGGGGTGGTCGAGGAATCGGGGGCGAAGGCGCTCACGGAGATCGACGGCGTCGGCAAGGACCTCGCCGAGAAGATCGCCGAGCTGGCCACCAGCGGATCGCTCGCGATGCTCGACGAGCTCCGCGAGCAGGTCCCGCCCGGCGTGCTGAAGCTGTTGCGCGTGCCAGGGCTCGGGCCGAAGAAGGCGGCCGTGCTGCACAAGGAGCTGGGCGTCGCCACGCTCGACCAGCTGAAGGCCGCTTGCGAGGCCCAGCAGGTCCGCGCCCTCAAGGGCTTCGGCAAGAAGACCGAGGAGACGATCCTCGCGGGCGTCGAGCTGGCGGAGCGCGCTGGCGACCGGACCCGCTGGGCCGACGCCGACACGGTCGTGGAGCGGCTGCTCGCGCACTTCGACGGCTTGGAGGCGGTGAAACGCCGCGCCCCCGCCGGCAGCTACCGCCGCGGCAAGGAGACCGTTGGCGATCTCGACCTGCTCGTGGATGTCGGGGAGGAAATGGACGCGGAAACCGTCGCCCAAGTCATGGACCGCTTCGGCGAGTTCGAGGGCGTCGCCGAGGTGATCGCCCGGGGCGACACGAAGATGTCCGTCCGACTAGCCGCTTCTTCAGGATACGGCGACCTACAGATCGACCTCCGCTGCGTTCCGACCGAGTCCTATGGCGCGGCGCTTCAGTACTTCACCGGCTCGAAAGAGCACAACGTCGAGGTCCGCGGCCGCGCGAAGGGGCTCGGCCTCAAGGTGAACGAGTGGGGCGTCTTCAAGGAGGACGACACCCGCGTCGCCGGCGATACGGAGGAGGGCGTCTACGCCGCGCTCGGGTTGCCTTGCTTCCCGCCCGAGCTGCGCGAGAACCGCCGCGAGTTCGAGCTCGCCGGCGACCCGCCCCGGCTGATCGAGCTGTCCGACCTGCGCGGCGACCTGCACATGCACACCACCGCGACCGACGGCAAGGCGACGCTCCGCGAGATGGTCGCCGCCGCACGGGAGCGGGGCCTCGAGTACATCGCGATCACCGACCACTCCAAGCGGGTCACGATGGCCCACGGCCTCGACGAGACGCGGCTCCGCGAGCAGTGGGCGGAGATCGATCGCATGAACGAGGAACTCCAAGCCGAAGGGACCAACTTCCGGGTGCTCAAGGGGATCGAGTGCGACATCCTCGAGAGCGGCCCGATGGACTTGGCGGACGAGGTGCTCGCCGAGGCCGACTGGGTCATCGCCAGCCTGCACTACGGGCAGAACCAACCGCGGGCGAAGATCATGGAGCGGCTGCTGGGAGCGGTGGCGCACCCGAGCGTGTCGATCATCGCGCACCCGACCGGCCGGCTGATCGGACGCCGGGCTTCGTACGACGTCGAGGTGAACGAACTGATCGCCGCCGCCGCCGAGCACGGCAAGATGCTCGAGCTGAACGCGAACCCGGCTCGGCTTGACCTGGACGACGTCCATTGCGCGGCGGCTAAGGAGGCGGGCGTGCCGATCGTCATCTCCTCCGACGCCCACAGCCCCACGGGCCTCGACGTCCTCCGCTACGGCGTGCTGCAGGCGCGGCGGGCCGGGCTGACCGCTGAGGACGTGGCGAACACACAAGAGTTATCATGGTTCAGCGCGTAGGCGAGCCATCGACACCATTCGTCGGACTCGGATGAGTCTCACCCACGACTGACGTCGTGGGCTCGCCGTATGGCTCCGCCGGCTTCGCGTCTCTGCGCAAGCCCTTCTTGGCAGCCTGGGCAAACCCTGCGGATTTTGCCGAAGGCGCCGGCTGAATCGGCCGATACCCCTTAGGCGTCGCTCTCCCGCGTTGGGGGAGGCGGCCGGCTTCTCTGACGGAATCACAATGCGTTTGGCCCTTTCAATCAGCGTGGCGGCGACGGCAGTGCTGGCGTCCGGTTGCGCTTTGGGCCCGCATGCCGGGGGGCATTCCGTCACCCACGACGTGGCCGGTTACTTCCAACGGGAGTGGCCCCTGGCCGGGCCTCCCGTGATCCCGCCGGACGCCTGTCAGGGCTCGTGCAGCTGCTGTGGCGGGGGCCGGGGTGGCTCGTGCCTCGGCGATACCGAGCCGAGGGTCTGGGAGGACGATTGGGACCAACCGGGTCGCGGTCCGTACGGGAACGGCTACGCGCCCGACCCGCCGCCGGCGGTCCCGCTCGAGGCCGGTTCGCCGGGGCGTTTCTTCCCGGTTCCGACGCGTGAGCCGTTCGCGCCGCCAGGGCCTTCTGAAGTTGGATTTGGGCCGATGGCGAAAGCCGCGGGCTAACGGGTGTCAATCTGGGGCGTCTGTGAGGGGGGCTGAATCTGCGGCTGGAGAGGAATCTGCGGAGGACCGATCGACGATCGTGCCGACCGCATGGATCGGCCGGTTGTAGGGAATCCCCACGCGAAGCTAGTTCGCGTGCGATCCCGGCCGCCCGCGACGCTCCCGCCCGTAGTCGTAACGCATGCCCGTCGAGTCGCTCCGTCGCCGTTCTACCCGTTGGGCTGGCCTGCTAGGCGTCGCCACCCTGTTGGTTGCTAGCCCCGCTGTCGCGGAGATCTCGCCGCTGCGGATGACGCCCATCGTCCGCGCCGTGCAGGGCGCTCGGCCGTCGGTTGTGAACATCCAGGGCCAGAAGACCGTTCCCGACGAGAAGGGTCCCGCCGGCGCCACGCGCCAGGTGAACGGCATGGGGACCGGCGTGGTGATCGACCCGCGCGGTTACCTGCTCACCAACTTCCACGTCGTTGATGGCGTGCGGCAGATCCGCGTGACACTCGACGACGGCAAGACGGACATCGCCCGCGTCGTCGCCCACGACCGCCGGACCGACCTGGCCGTCATCAAAGTCAGTGTGGGGCGTTCGCTCCCGACCATCGAGGTGGGCAACTCGCACGACCTCATGCCGGGCGAGCCGGTCATCGCCGTTGGCAACGCGTACGGCTACGAGCACACGGTCACCCGTGGCATCATCTCCGCCCTGGGCCGCGACGTGCAGGTCAGCGAGTCTCAGGCGTACGACGACCTCATCCAGACCGACGCCAGCATCAACCCGGGCAACTCGGGCGGGCCGTTACTGTCGATCGAGGGCAAGATGATCGGCCTCAACGTGGCGGTCCGCGCCGGCGCCCAGGGGATCGGCTTCGCCATCCCGATCGATCAGGCGCTCGACATCGCGGCGGAGCTGATGAGCGTCGAGCGGCTGGAGAACAAGTGGCACGGCCTCGACGTCGCCGCGACGCACGGAGCCAACCCGGTCGTCCGTCGCGTGAAGCCGGGCAGCCCCGCCGCCCAGAGCGGCGTCCGCCCCGGCGACGTGCTCACCCGCATGGGCGATGTTGATGTG
It encodes the following:
- the hemL_2 gene encoding Glutamate-1-semialdehyde 2,1-aminomutase, which codes for MPATDARYAKSREAFAHAKKLMPGGVNSPARAFGAVGGEPLFIDRAEGAHLWDVDGNRYLDYIGSWGPMILGHAPPPVVEALNAAIARGTSYGAPTEGESELAELIIACVPSIERVRLVNSGTEASMSAIRLARGFTGRDKIVKFAGNYHGHVDSLLVAAGSAAATLAVPNSPGVTAGASADTIVLPYNDPQALADAFARHGDQIAAVAFEPVCGNMGVVVPTDEFRDALQTLPRQHGAVLLCDEVMTGFRLSLGGAQQVLGFEPDLTCLGKIVGGGLPVGAYGGRSDIMGHVLPEGPVFQAGTLSGNPLATAAGTATLRALRDDPPYEKLEALGAQLAAGLDTAATDAGVPHVVQRVGSMVTLFFHDGPVRSWDDAERCDTAAFGRFFWRMLDRGVYPPCSQYEAMFISAAHTEADIEATIAAAREALAAA
- the pknB_3 gene encoding Serine/threonine-protein kinase PknB; protein product: MQPEQLGPYQIGEPLGKGGMGAVYRAVHEETKEVVAVKVLSPHLAAAEGFRDRFQAEVESLKALRHAGIVRLYGHGEEEGSLFYAMELVEGSSLDEELKNGRRFDWRETCQITLQVCRALKHAHDHGVIHRDIKPANILLSSRGQAKLADFGIARVFGATGVTIAGGVLGTADYMAPEQAAGTPVTARCDQYSLGGVMYALLAGRPPFRAQDLAAMLQLQRFAIPEPVRRFAPDTPQELERIIARMLEKDPTERFPNTIVVARRIEAMSQALARVAADDFEVYQTGETPAASEIESGSSSAADELAYAVTRDARETSDFEKPVVESSLNGPAASGARYTAIESIDGRGDSSAPWSSIVGQALVLLVAIGMLGGVGWWLMRPASADALHARVQQATEKRDPNTRAIQAVEDFAERFPFDARAEEVANWGKKLRLEQLRRRLQLARYSGLREREASSEEILLQRASRLSGEDPAAAADLFDALAELIRIGDDSTKQIELSLLARGEANRLRRAAREERKQLAEFCGKKLTAAKGLPESRLETRQAIAQAVVALLPPSDETDEVLAAAEAILAGSDAD
- a CDS encoding outer membrane biogenesis protein BamB, which codes for MLAARMFACLALVVVAQIAPAQDWPQWRGPTGDNHAPAGATAPVAWSEDTGLAWRTPIPGRGHSSPTLVGPRIYLTTADEESRTQSLLVLDRATGSLLKETLTHRGGLPEQIHNNNTHASPTVASDGQRVFALFCNNDAAMVTAYDLDGNQLWQSRAGGFDPQQYEFGFGSSPRLVDGLLVLSTEYDGPESGLYALDPATGQSVWKTPRVKQLSYSTPAVANLGGRNQLLMSGNYSLASYDAASGKQLWETEGSARATCGTMVWDEKLGLGFASGGYPNQFTLAVDLGGDHRIAWQNGVKCYEQSMLVVDGYLYGVSDKGIAYCWRGADGQEMWKERLGGGFSSSPVLVDGKIYVTSEKGATHVYQATPERFVRLGRNLLGDSGFATPTPADGRLYHRYAKGKNGVRQEYVVAIGQ
- the polX gene encoding DNA polymerase/3'-5' exonuclease PolX gives rise to the protein MTNREIAAALEEVADLLEFQGANPFRVRAYRNGARRVGDASASLAGVVEESGAKALTEIDGVGKDLAEKIAELATSGSLAMLDELREQVPPGVLKLLRVPGLGPKKAAVLHKELGVATLDQLKAACEAQQVRALKGFGKKTEETILAGVELAERAGDRTRWADADTVVERLLAHFDGLEAVKRRAPAGSYRRGKETVGDLDLLVDVGEEMDAETVAQVMDRFGEFEGVAEVIARGDTKMSVRLAASSGYGDLQIDLRCVPTESYGAALQYFTGSKEHNVEVRGRAKGLGLKVNEWGVFKEDDTRVAGDTEEGVYAALGLPCFPPELRENRREFELAGDPPRLIELSDLRGDLHMHTTATDGKATLREMVAAARERGLEYIAITDHSKRVTMAHGLDETRLREQWAEIDRMNEELQAEGTNFRVLKGIECDILESGPMDLADEVLAEADWVIASLHYGQNQPRAKIMERLLGAVAHPSVSIIAHPTGRLIGRRASYDVEVNELIAAAAEHGKMLELNANPARLDLDDVHCAAAKEAGVPIVISSDAHSPTGLDVLRYGVLQARRAGLTAEDVANTQELSWFSA
- the hhoB gene encoding Putative serine protease HhoB precursor — protein: MPVESLRRRSTRWAGLLGVATLLVASPAVAEISPLRMTPIVRAVQGARPSVVNIQGQKTVPDEKGPAGATRQVNGMGTGVVIDPRGYLLTNFHVVDGVRQIRVTLDDGKTDIARVVAHDRRTDLAVIKVSVGRSLPTIEVGNSHDLMPGEPVIAVGNAYGYEHTVTRGIISALGRDVQVSESQAYDDLIQTDASINPGNSGGPLLSIEGKMIGLNVAVRAGAQGIGFAIPIDQALDIAAELMSVERLENKWHGLDVAATHGANPVVRRVKPGSPAAQSGVRPGDVLTRMGDVDVERALDVERALLGRQVGERVALSVQRSGKPVDLRLAVARRGQASSRQASTHVATKKETTPSRGKAWEVLGLKLDEEPKATFQRRSSRYRGGMRVVDVRTDGPAAAKGIRTGDILVGMHRWETASTEDIRYIVNNDQLAQLDEVKFYILRGQETLYGAMRVDSVR